A single region of the Glycine max cultivar Williams 82 chromosome 20, Glycine_max_v4.0, whole genome shotgun sequence genome encodes:
- the LOC100796040 gene encoding OVARIAN TUMOR DOMAIN-containing deubiquitinating enzyme 4, which translates to MLGVLCATRSKPWLFSLVHASLPRLSHAPLSPSASPPPRRRHSTACKLFLSAGGAASIWHAIMPRVNDDDGFRRGVVAFHDMKGEGSWNVAWDARPARWLHRPDSAWLLFGVCACLAPPSSCVDADTNTDAIAVDESCRLLDKEREEYEVSADYRVTGVPADGRCLFRAIAHGACLRNGEKAPDENRQRELADELRAKVVDELMKRREETEWFIEGDFDTYVQRIQQPYVWGGEPELLMASHVLKTPISVFMRDTGSVDLVNIAKYGEEYRNDKEISINVLFHGYGHYDILETL; encoded by the exons ATGCTTGGAGTACTCTGCGCCACTCGCTCCAAACCTTGGCTCTTCTCCCTCGTCCACGCCTCCCTTCCTCGCCTATCCCATGCCCCTCTCTCACCTTCCGCCTCGCCGCCGCCCCGTCGCCGCCATTCCACCGCCTGCAAACTCTTTCTCTCCGCTGGCGGCGCCGCCTCCATATGGCACGCCATCATGCCCCGAGTGAATGACGACGACGGATTCCGACGCGGCGTTGTTGCGTTTCATGACATGAAGGGAGAGGGATCGTGGAATGTCGCTTGGGACGCGCGACCGGCACGGTGGCTCCACCGTCCCGACTCCGCGTGGCTCCTCTTTGGCGTCTGTGCTTGTCTCGCGCCGCCGTCGAGTTGCGTGGACGCTGACACCAATACCGATGCAATCGCTGTAGACGAAAGTTGCCGCCTTCTCGATAAGGAACGGGAGGAGTATGAGGTTTCTGCTGATTACAGAGTCACTG GGGTACCGGCGGATGGTCGGTGTTTGTTTAGAGCAATAGCTCATGGAGCTTGCTTGAGAAATGGGGAAAAAGCACCTGACGAGAATCGTCAGAGGGAATTGGCTGATGAACTAAGAGCTAAA GTCGTAGATGAGCTGATGAAAAGGCGCGAGGAAACAGAGTG GTTTATCGAAGGGGATTTCGATACATATGTGCAGAGAATTCAACAGCCTTATGTATGGGGCGGAGAACCAGAGCTATTGATGGCTTCTCATGTTTTGAA GACACCAATTTCTGTTTTCATGAGAGACACAGGCTCGGTTGATTTGGTAAACATAGCAAAATATGGTGAAGAATACAGGAACGATAAGGAGATTTCCATCAATGTGCTATTTCATGGGTATGGTCACTACGACATACTAGAGACCTTATGA